The following proteins come from a genomic window of Shewanella halifaxensis HAW-EB4:
- the mutH gene encoding DNA mismatch repair endonuclease MutH: MKKSLSSPNSIDELMQRAESMAGLTLGQLADYHEIEMPNDLKRHKGWVGQLIELELGALAGSKPEQDFVHLGIELKTIPVSRRGKVLETTYVTVAPLTNIQGLTWENSVVCHKLQRVLWIPVQGDREIPLSERQIGSPILWQPSLEERELLRQDWEEIMELIAMGQVDKVTARHGEVLQLRPKAANSQVVTDSIGRDGQLTQTNPRGFYLKTQFTQRILSQLL; this comes from the coding sequence ATGAAGAAATCACTTAGCTCTCCAAATAGCATCGATGAGTTGATGCAACGCGCTGAATCAATGGCAGGTTTAACACTAGGGCAACTTGCAGATTATCACGAAATTGAGATGCCAAATGACTTGAAGCGGCATAAAGGCTGGGTTGGTCAGTTAATAGAACTGGAACTCGGCGCCTTAGCGGGCTCAAAACCTGAGCAAGACTTTGTGCATTTGGGCATAGAACTTAAGACAATTCCAGTTAGTCGACGAGGAAAAGTGTTAGAAACCACTTATGTAACCGTGGCGCCGTTAACCAATATTCAAGGGTTAACTTGGGAAAATAGTGTGGTTTGCCACAAGCTACAACGGGTATTGTGGATCCCAGTGCAGGGTGACCGAGAGATCCCCTTGTCCGAGCGCCAGATAGGCTCGCCCATTTTATGGCAACCATCGCTTGAAGAGCGTGAATTACTTAGGCAAGACTGGGAAGAGATCATGGAGTTAATAGCTATGGGTCAAGTAGATAAGGTCACAGCTCGCCATGGAGAAGTATTGCAGTTACGTCCTAAAGCGGCTAATAGTCAGGTCGTCACAGATAGCATTGGCCGCGATGGACAGCTCACTCAAACTAATCCCAGAGGCTTTTATTTAAAGACCCAATTTACTCAAAGAATACTTTCACAGTTGCTTTAA
- the rppH gene encoding RNA pyrophosphohydrolase: MIDSDGFRANVGIIICNRFGQVMWARRFGQHSWQFPQGGVDDGESAEEAMYRELYEEVGLKPEHVQILTSTRSWLRYRLPKRLIRQDSKPVCIGQKQKWFLLQLKSAENAIDLNASGHPEFDDWRWVSYWYPVRQVVSFKRDVYRKVMKEFAATTLPLQVKESNNRRRGMRRS; the protein is encoded by the coding sequence GTGATTGATAGTGACGGCTTTCGCGCAAATGTGGGCATCATTATCTGTAATCGCTTTGGGCAGGTTATGTGGGCAAGACGGTTTGGCCAACATTCCTGGCAATTTCCTCAGGGTGGCGTTGACGATGGAGAGTCAGCAGAAGAAGCCATGTATCGAGAGTTATACGAAGAAGTAGGATTAAAGCCAGAACATGTGCAAATTCTAACATCGACGCGATCATGGTTACGCTACCGATTACCTAAGCGGTTAATCAGACAAGATAGTAAACCCGTGTGTATAGGGCAGAAACAGAAGTGGTTTTTGCTGCAATTGAAAAGTGCCGAAAACGCTATTGATCTCAATGCCAGCGGTCATCCAGAATTTGATGATTGGCGTTGGGTCAGTTATTGGTATCCCGTAAGACAAGTTGTTTCTTTTAAGAGAGATGTTTACCGAAAAGTGATGAAAGAGTTCGCTGCGACCACTTTGCCTTTGCAGGTTAAAGAGTCGAATAACAGAAGACGAGGTATGCGCAGAAGCTAA
- the ptsP gene encoding phosphoenolpyruvate--protein phosphotransferase → MLKTLRDITQAVASSRDLQYALELLVTQTKQAMATECCSIYILEEQQLVLSATDGLDPAAVNRVKLPVTQGLVGLVAQREEAINLADAPSHPRFKLLPEVAEEAYSAFLAVPIVYQKSVIGVIVVQQVQARQFSEGEEAFLMTLAAQLAVAIKGLTHRAKSSSSLQQRYYTGTQASKGIAIAKALMLGGQISFDLALQRANSIEEEEKRLQDAMNRCKDLLVGLSQRFDREKDEEAASIFKALLLLLEKASLGGEYIEEVRAGWSSETAVCQVSKRYIEHFGSMSDLYLKERANDIRDLGQRVLRQLIEPDKIFLEPETPVILITREASTTLLAEFPRQKLAGIVTELGGANSHAAILARAMGVPAIIGVEGILSANIEKSQIIINANRGQVIIEPSALVLSEYRSLIAAQEEQQRQYAQELSLKAVTLDNKRIYLYINSGLLSSVDSETGADSDGIGLYRTEILFMLKQCFPGEIEQLEIYRKVLKAAGNKPVVMRTLDVGGDKPLDYFPIIEDNPFLGWRGIRLSLDHPELFLVQLRAMLQAAIDTEQLHILLPMVSNLEEIDLSLIYLEQACQELTSELGKSITMPKVGIMLEVPVLLYQLDEVAKRVDFVSVGSNDLTQYLLAVDRNNPSVSPLFDSYHPGVLRALKFAVERCGEHQLPISVCGELAGEPIGAMLLVAMGYDQLSMNQASLARINYLLRRVSQTELNQLLGEALKLNSGEEVRLLVAQYCEQKGLASVLS, encoded by the coding sequence GTGCTAAAAACACTGAGAGATATTACACAGGCAGTAGCGTCTTCACGCGATCTTCAATACGCGTTAGAGCTACTTGTTACGCAAACCAAACAAGCTATGGCTACAGAGTGTTGCTCTATCTATATATTAGAGGAGCAACAACTCGTTCTTTCTGCAACGGACGGCCTAGACCCTGCGGCTGTTAATCGTGTTAAACTCCCCGTTACACAAGGCTTAGTTGGCTTAGTTGCTCAGCGAGAAGAGGCAATTAACTTAGCCGATGCACCATCCCACCCTAGATTTAAACTACTCCCTGAAGTGGCTGAAGAAGCTTATAGTGCTTTTCTCGCAGTGCCAATCGTATATCAAAAGTCGGTTATTGGCGTTATCGTGGTTCAGCAAGTTCAAGCTCGTCAGTTTAGTGAGGGAGAAGAAGCCTTCTTAATGACGCTAGCCGCTCAGTTGGCTGTTGCAATTAAAGGGCTAACCCATAGAGCAAAGTCTAGCAGTAGCCTACAGCAGCGATATTATACTGGCACTCAAGCTTCAAAAGGCATTGCGATTGCAAAAGCTCTGATGTTGGGGGGGCAGATCTCGTTTGATCTTGCTTTGCAGCGTGCAAACTCAATAGAAGAGGAGGAGAAACGCCTTCAAGATGCGATGAACCGCTGCAAAGATTTGCTCGTCGGTCTATCTCAGCGATTCGACAGGGAGAAAGATGAAGAAGCCGCATCGATTTTTAAAGCGCTGTTGTTATTGCTTGAGAAGGCCAGTTTGGGCGGTGAATACATTGAAGAGGTTAGAGCGGGTTGGAGTTCTGAAACCGCTGTTTGTCAGGTATCTAAGCGGTACATAGAACACTTTGGCTCGATGAGTGACCTTTATCTAAAAGAGCGAGCTAATGATATTAGAGATCTCGGTCAGCGCGTTCTTAGGCAGTTGATCGAACCTGATAAGATTTTTTTAGAGCCAGAAACACCGGTGATCTTGATTACTCGTGAAGCCAGTACAACTCTGTTAGCAGAATTTCCTAGACAAAAGTTGGCGGGGATCGTAACCGAGCTTGGCGGCGCCAACTCTCATGCGGCTATTTTAGCTAGGGCGATGGGGGTACCTGCAATTATTGGTGTCGAAGGTATTTTAAGCGCTAATATCGAAAAGTCGCAGATCATTATCAATGCCAATCGTGGTCAGGTTATCATTGAACCTTCAGCGTTAGTATTATCTGAGTATCGAAGCTTAATTGCGGCGCAAGAAGAGCAACAAAGACAATATGCGCAAGAGTTATCTCTTAAAGCGGTTACCCTCGATAACAAGCGCATTTATCTCTACATCAATAGTGGATTGTTGAGTAGTGTCGACTCTGAAACCGGTGCCGACTCTGATGGGATTGGGCTCTATCGCACCGAGATCCTGTTTATGCTCAAACAGTGCTTCCCTGGAGAAATAGAACAGCTAGAAATTTATCGCAAGGTTTTAAAGGCGGCGGGTAATAAGCCTGTGGTGATGCGAACCCTTGATGTTGGAGGGGATAAACCGCTCGATTACTTCCCTATTATTGAAGATAACCCGTTTTTGGGCTGGCGTGGCATACGATTATCGCTGGATCATCCTGAGTTATTCCTCGTTCAGCTTAGAGCAATGTTACAGGCGGCTATTGACACTGAGCAGCTGCATATATTACTGCCGATGGTCAGTAATCTTGAAGAGATAGATTTATCATTGATCTATTTAGAGCAAGCTTGTCAAGAGCTGACTTCTGAGCTTGGCAAGAGCATTACTATGCCTAAAGTGGGTATTATGCTCGAAGTACCAGTATTGTTGTATCAGCTAGATGAAGTGGCTAAACGTGTGGATTTTGTCTCTGTGGGATCGAACGATCTGACTCAGTACTTATTGGCTGTCGACCGCAATAACCCCAGTGTTAGCCCATTATTTGATAGCTATCACCCTGGCGTACTCCGAGCGCTTAAATTTGCCGTCGAACGCTGTGGCGAGCATCAATTGCCGATTAGTGTCTGTGGGGAATTAGCGGGTGAGCCGATTGGCGCCATGTTACTTGTCGCAATGGGCTATGATCAACTTAGTATGAACCAAGCAAGCTTAGCGCGGATTAATTATCTGTTAAGGCGTGTTTCCCAAACAGAGTTGAATCAGTTACTGGGTGAGGCGTTAAAGCTTAATAGTGGCGAAGAGGTGAGGTTGCTAGTGGCTCAATACTGTGAGCAAAAGGGTCTTGCGTCAGTATTAAGTTAA
- a CDS encoding sulfite exporter TauE/SafE family protein produces MESWLYILCICLILGAVIGFMAGLLGIGGGLIAVPALLHILPQAGITSDNLPHVAIATSLAAIILTSLSSARAHHKRENIPWSLLKPMLPGFVLGALCSGFISEMIAAKSLQQIFAVFVILMAVQMAYPFKAEPNHNMPGQMSLFFAATIIAVIAALMGIGGGVLLVPFLTWCGLQMRFAVGFSSATGLLIASFGSIGYTLAGWNAPSLPDWTLGYIYLPALIGIVSTSMLMAPLGARAATTLPTAKLKKVFAIFLALVGLKLVLA; encoded by the coding sequence GTGGAAAGCTGGCTATATATATTGTGTATTTGTCTTATTCTAGGTGCGGTGATCGGTTTTATGGCTGGGCTCTTGGGGATCGGCGGGGGGCTGATAGCAGTTCCAGCCTTGCTGCATATTCTTCCCCAGGCTGGTATAACGTCAGATAATCTACCCCATGTCGCTATTGCGACCTCTTTAGCGGCAATTATTCTCACCTCTCTCTCTTCTGCTCGTGCTCACCATAAGCGAGAAAATATACCTTGGTCGCTATTGAAACCTATGTTGCCCGGTTTTGTGCTGGGGGCTCTATGTTCGGGTTTTATCTCAGAGATGATTGCCGCTAAATCACTGCAGCAAATCTTTGCTGTATTCGTTATCTTGATGGCGGTACAGATGGCGTACCCATTTAAAGCTGAACCAAACCACAACATGCCCGGCCAGATGAGCTTGTTTTTTGCTGCAACAATCATTGCCGTTATCGCGGCTCTAATGGGGATTGGTGGTGGAGTACTCTTAGTTCCATTTTTAACTTGGTGCGGCCTGCAGATGCGTTTTGCCGTGGGTTTTTCGTCGGCGACAGGGTTACTCATCGCCTCGTTTGGTAGTATTGGGTATACATTGGCTGGCTGGAATGCCCCAAGCTTACCCGACTGGACTCTGGGCTATATTTATCTGCCAGCACTTATTGGTATCGTATCGACATCGATGTTGATGGCTCCGTTGGGCGCTAGGGCGGCAACGACGCTCCCTACTGCAAAGTTAAAGAAGGTATTTGCTATATTCCTCGCCCTTGTCGGTTTGAAACTTGTTTTAGCATAA
- a CDS encoding thymidylate synthase, translated as MKQYLDLCQRIIDEGTWVENSRTGKRCLTVINADLVYNVDKNEFPLITTRKSFYKAAIAELLGYIRGYDNAADFRKIGCNTWNANANDNQAWLNNPHRKGVDDMGRVYGVQGRAWSKPDGGTIDQLRKIVDDLSKGIDDRGEILSFYNPGEFHMGCLRPCMHTHNFSLLGDTLHLTSFQRSCDVPLGLNFNQVQVFTLLALMAQITGHKAGTAFHKIVNAHIYEDQLELMRDVQIKREPLSSPKLVINPDIKSLEDLETWVTMDDFEVTGYEHHEAIKYPFSV; from the coding sequence ATGAAACAGTATTTAGATCTTTGTCAGCGTATTATTGATGAAGGGACTTGGGTTGAGAATAGCCGCACCGGTAAACGTTGTCTTACCGTTATTAATGCTGATCTGGTTTATAACGTCGATAAAAATGAATTCCCACTTATCACTACTCGGAAAAGCTTTTATAAGGCTGCAATCGCTGAGCTGCTGGGTTATATCCGAGGTTATGATAATGCCGCTGATTTTAGAAAAATAGGCTGTAATACTTGGAACGCTAATGCTAACGACAATCAAGCTTGGTTGAATAATCCACACCGTAAAGGTGTTGATGACATGGGCCGAGTCTATGGTGTACAGGGCCGTGCATGGAGCAAACCAGATGGCGGCACTATCGACCAGTTACGTAAAATTGTAGATGACCTATCTAAGGGAATTGATGATAGAGGTGAGATCTTGAGCTTCTATAACCCGGGTGAATTTCATATGGGGTGTTTAAGGCCTTGTATGCACACTCATAACTTCTCATTGCTGGGTGATACTTTACACCTTACTAGCTTTCAACGCTCATGTGATGTGCCTTTAGGACTGAACTTCAACCAGGTTCAGGTATTTACGCTATTGGCGTTAATGGCACAAATTACTGGCCATAAAGCGGGAACCGCATTCCATAAAATTGTTAACGCGCATATCTATGAAGATCAGTTAGAACTGATGCGAGATGTACAGATTAAGCGCGAGCCGCTCTCCTCGCCGAAGCTAGTGATTAACCCTGATATCAAGTCACTAGAAGATCTTGAGACTTGGGTGACTATGGATGACTTTGAAGTAACAGGTTATGAACACCACGAGGCGATTAAATATCCATTCTCAGTGTAA
- the nhaA gene encoding Na+/H+ antiporter NhaA, translating to MERAIRNFLSQESAGGILLMISVVLAMLLANSPLSGMYQGFLDTEMQVRVGSLDIDKTLIHWINDGLMAIFFMLIGLEVKRELLEGALSSRAQASLPTFAAIGGMVFPAAVYLIFNYSDPITQVGWAIPAATDIAFALGIMALLGSRVPVALKVFLLALAIIDDLGVVVIIALFYSTDLSTISLIVAAVAILGLVGLNRKGVTALGPYGVLGLILWIAVLKSGVHATLAGVIIAFCIPLRAKDGSSPSESLEHGLHPWSTFIILPIFAFANAGVDLGGMSLSSVLSPVPLGIALGLLVGKPLGIMLFSFVAVKLKLAVLPDGMGWRHITPVAVMCGIGFTMSMFISSLAFIGEGQMYGDYARLGILLGSIASATIGYFWLSKVLPEKGEKA from the coding sequence ATGGAACGGGCAATTAGGAATTTTCTAAGCCAGGAATCGGCGGGCGGCATCTTATTGATGATTTCCGTCGTGCTTGCAATGTTATTAGCAAACTCACCTTTATCGGGTATGTACCAAGGCTTTCTGGACACAGAAATGCAAGTGCGTGTTGGTAGCCTAGATATCGATAAGACACTTATTCACTGGATCAATGATGGCTTGATGGCAATCTTCTTCATGCTTATCGGCTTGGAAGTGAAGCGAGAGTTGCTTGAAGGTGCATTATCTAGCCGTGCTCAGGCATCTTTGCCTACATTTGCGGCGATCGGCGGTATGGTTTTCCCTGCTGCTGTATACCTTATTTTTAACTACTCTGATCCCATTACCCAAGTGGGCTGGGCGATTCCAGCTGCGACCGATATCGCGTTTGCTTTAGGTATTATGGCGCTACTTGGTAGCCGCGTACCTGTAGCATTGAAGGTGTTCCTATTGGCACTGGCGATTATCGATGACCTTGGTGTTGTTGTCATCATTGCACTGTTCTACAGTACAGATCTGTCGACCATTAGCTTAATTGTGGCTGCAGTGGCGATTCTAGGTCTAGTAGGATTAAACCGCAAAGGTGTCACCGCTCTAGGGCCATATGGTGTACTCGGTCTTATTCTGTGGATCGCGGTACTGAAGTCTGGGGTACATGCCACATTGGCCGGCGTAATTATTGCGTTCTGTATTCCGCTTAGAGCTAAAGATGGCTCCTCACCATCTGAGAGTTTAGAGCATGGTCTTCACCCTTGGAGTACCTTCATTATCTTGCCAATATTTGCCTTCGCCAATGCTGGTGTTGACTTGGGTGGCATGAGCTTGAGTTCAGTGTTATCGCCTGTACCACTAGGTATTGCACTCGGTCTATTAGTGGGTAAGCCATTAGGCATCATGCTATTTAGCTTCGTTGCCGTAAAGCTTAAGCTGGCAGTTCTACCTGATGGCATGGGCTGGAGACACATCACTCCTGTTGCTGTGATGTGTGGTATCGGTTTCACTATGTCTATGTTTATCTCTTCGCTTGCCTTTATTGGTGAGGGGCAGATGTACGGTGATTATGCACGGTTAGGTATTTTATTAGGGTCAATAGCATCAGCGACGATAGGTTATTTCTGGTTGTCGAAGGTGTTACCTGAGAAAGGAGAGAAAGCATGA
- the nhaR gene encoding transcriptional activator NhaR, whose amino-acid sequence MANLNYNHLYYFWMIQKKGSVAKAAEALCLTPQTVTGQIRVLETSLKGSLFKRVGRTLEPTELGELVFRYADKMFSLSYEMLDLLNYQKDENILFEVGIAAALSKALASRVLLSVVPSDGSMHLACYESTHEDLMTRLREHKLDMILSDCAGESLKYPEILSKQLGESGIAFFSAETYSKPFPECLEQGKLLIPGRRSSLGQQLVRWFDEKGLNVSILGEFDDAAMMKSFGFFKQGIFVAPSIYKQDILAHGMTLLGETSEIKEVYHVMFAERMIQHPAVKSLLETDFTELFAGNDLKVQQL is encoded by the coding sequence ATGGCAAATCTAAACTACAATCATCTCTACTATTTTTGGATGATCCAAAAGAAGGGCTCTGTTGCTAAAGCCGCCGAGGCATTATGCTTAACTCCGCAAACGGTTACGGGTCAAATTCGGGTATTAGAAACTAGCCTGAAAGGCAGCTTATTTAAGCGGGTCGGCCGCACATTAGAACCTACTGAGCTCGGTGAATTGGTATTTCGTTACGCCGATAAGATGTTTAGCTTAAGCTATGAAATGTTGGATCTGCTGAATTATCAAAAAGATGAGAACATTTTATTTGAGGTAGGCATTGCCGCAGCCTTGTCAAAAGCCTTAGCCAGTAGAGTTTTACTTTCGGTTGTGCCGAGTGATGGCTCTATGCATTTAGCCTGCTATGAATCGACTCACGAAGACTTGATGACTAGGTTACGTGAACATAAGCTGGATATGATCCTCTCGGATTGTGCAGGTGAAAGTCTTAAGTATCCTGAGATCTTATCAAAGCAATTGGGGGAGTCAGGTATAGCGTTTTTCTCTGCAGAAACTTATTCGAAGCCGTTCCCTGAATGTTTAGAGCAAGGCAAGTTACTAATCCCTGGAAGACGTAGCTCTCTTGGTCAACAGTTAGTGCGTTGGTTCGACGAGAAAGGGTTGAATGTGAGTATTCTCGGTGAGTTTGATGATGCCGCGATGATGAAATCTTTTGGTTTTTTCAAGCAGGGGATCTTTGTTGCTCCTTCGATTTATAAGCAAGATATTTTAGCCCATGGTATGACCTTACTTGGTGAAACATCAGAAATTAAAGAGGTGTATCATGTGATGTTTGCCGAGCGGATGATCCAGCACCCGGCAGTTAAGAGCCTGTTAGAAACCGACTTTACCGAGCTATTCGCTGGTAACGATTTAAAAGTGCAGCAGTTGTAG
- a CDS encoding FAD assembly factor SdhE, whose protein sequence is MKLSRVKWACRRGMLELDVLFQPFVEEHYEAMSVEDKIVLVKLLECEDPELFAWFMGHEVCPTPAFAEMIIKVRGRPAA, encoded by the coding sequence ATGAAATTATCAAGAGTCAAATGGGCTTGCCGTAGAGGCATGCTTGAGCTTGATGTATTATTTCAGCCTTTTGTTGAAGAGCATTATGAGGCGATGTCCGTAGAAGATAAAATCGTGCTTGTTAAACTTCTCGAGTGTGAAGACCCTGAACTATTTGCTTGGTTTATGGGCCATGAAGTATGCCCAACCCCGGCGTTTGCCGAAATGATTATCAAGGTCCGTGGACGTCCAGCAGCATAG
- a CDS encoding protein YgfX has product MDVQQHSFDVCSSFGQRFSLTVIAFVCLSSFFIWPYAENTLYILFKGLLFITCCVFFVWQLWRLKEWRCRFVLRADGVGKLEGNVDFALIGKPVITPFAVMFDISLAKQSRRLVVWADMLDDTNFRHLCRLLQLASQR; this is encoded by the coding sequence GTGGACGTCCAGCAGCATAGTTTCGATGTTTGCTCCTCTTTCGGTCAGCGTTTTTCGCTGACCGTTATCGCCTTTGTTTGTTTAAGCTCTTTCTTTATCTGGCCTTACGCCGAAAACACCCTCTATATTTTGTTCAAAGGGCTGCTGTTCATCACTTGCTGTGTTTTTTTTGTCTGGCAACTCTGGCGTTTAAAAGAGTGGCGTTGTCGCTTCGTTTTACGAGCCGATGGCGTTGGTAAACTTGAGGGTAATGTGGATTTCGCTCTGATAGGAAAACCGGTCATTACGCCTTTTGCTGTTATGTTTGATATTAGCTTAGCGAAGCAAAGTAGAAGGTTAGTGGTGTGGGCTGATATGCTAGACGACACAAACTTCCGGCATTTGTGTCGTCTACTTCAGTTAGCCAGCCAGAGGTGA
- the nadB gene encoding L-aspartate oxidase has protein sequence MKQVVEHQSDVLVIGSGAAGLTLALHLAEKSKVILLSKGPLSEGSTYYAQGGIASVFDEGDTIESHVADTLVAGAGLCDEPVVKFTAENAKAAMQWLINCGVAFDKEEVPAGSNVEAPYHLTREGGHSHRRILHAADATGKEVQVTLQDQARNHPNIRVLERYNAIDLITTRKLSLPGNRVLGAYIWNRDEEHVETVKARFVALATGGSSKVYQYTSNPDIASGDGIAMAWRSGCRVANMEFNQFHPTCLYHADARNFLLTEALRGEGAFLRRPDSSRFMPDFDERAELAPRDIVARAIDYEMKRLGSDCVYLDITHKPADFVIKHFPTIYKRCLELGIDITKEPIPVVPAAHYTCGGVMTDLHGQTDLNGLYAIGEVAYTGLHGANRLASNSLLECLVFARAAAEDIESQLGKIPMPGTLPAWDESQVSNSDEEVVIAHNWHELRLFMWDYVGIVRSDKRLERALRRCVMLQQEIQEYYSNFRVSNNLLELRNLVQVAELIIRCAMERKESRGLHYNIDHPNKDASPKPTILQPD, from the coding sequence ATGAAACAAGTAGTTGAACACCAATCTGACGTTTTGGTTATCGGCAGTGGCGCAGCCGGTCTCACTTTAGCTTTGCATCTTGCTGAAAAATCAAAAGTTATTTTGCTATCCAAAGGGCCTCTCAGTGAAGGCTCAACCTATTACGCCCAAGGCGGTATCGCCTCTGTATTTGACGAAGGTGACACAATTGAGTCGCACGTTGCCGACACTTTAGTTGCCGGAGCCGGCCTTTGTGACGAACCCGTCGTCAAATTTACCGCCGAAAACGCCAAAGCAGCAATGCAATGGTTAATTAATTGTGGCGTGGCCTTCGATAAAGAAGAAGTTCCCGCTGGCAGTAATGTAGAAGCACCTTATCACCTAACCCGTGAAGGCGGCCATAGTCACCGACGCATTCTACATGCCGCTGATGCGACAGGCAAAGAAGTCCAAGTGACTTTACAAGACCAAGCACGCAACCACCCTAATATTCGAGTACTCGAACGCTATAACGCCATCGATCTCATTACCACTCGTAAATTAAGCCTACCGGGAAACCGAGTGCTAGGTGCCTATATATGGAACCGAGATGAAGAGCATGTTGAAACGGTTAAGGCGCGTTTCGTTGCCCTAGCAACAGGCGGCAGCTCTAAGGTTTATCAATATACCTCTAATCCAGATATCGCCTCTGGTGACGGTATTGCTATGGCCTGGCGCTCTGGTTGCCGCGTTGCCAATATGGAATTTAACCAATTCCATCCGACATGCCTATACCATGCCGATGCACGCAACTTTTTGCTTACCGAAGCCCTTCGCGGCGAAGGGGCATTTTTACGTCGCCCAGATAGCTCTCGCTTTATGCCTGACTTTGATGAGCGCGCAGAACTTGCCCCCCGTGACATTGTCGCGCGAGCAATCGACTATGAGATGAAGCGTTTAGGCTCTGACTGTGTCTACCTAGACATTACCCATAAGCCAGCAGACTTTGTTATTAAGCATTTTCCAACAATCTATAAGCGCTGTTTAGAACTGGGCATCGATATCACCAAAGAGCCTATCCCAGTGGTCCCCGCGGCGCATTATACCTGCGGTGGGGTGATGACAGATCTACATGGCCAAACTGATCTTAATGGTTTGTACGCCATTGGCGAGGTCGCATATACAGGCCTTCATGGTGCCAACCGTTTAGCCAGTAACTCACTGCTTGAATGTTTGGTATTTGCTAGAGCTGCGGCTGAAGATATTGAAAGTCAGCTAGGTAAAATCCCAATGCCAGGGACTCTACCTGCTTGGGATGAAAGCCAAGTATCTAATTCAGATGAAGAAGTGGTTATCGCTCATAACTGGCATGAGTTACGCCTGTTTATGTGGGATTACGTCGGAATTGTTCGTTCTGATAAACGGCTTGAGCGCGCGCTACGTCGCTGCGTGATGTTACAGCAGGAAATTCAAGAGTATTACAGCAACTTTAGAGTCAGTAATAACTTGCTAGAGCTACGTAACTTAGTCCAAGTTGCAGAGCTTATTATTCGCTGCGCGATGGAACGTAAAGAAAGCCGAGGCTTACATTACAACATTGATCATCCAAACAAGGATGCATCACCAAAGCCTACTATTCTACAGCCCGATTAG
- the rpoE gene encoding RNA polymerase sigma factor RpoE, with protein sequence MSGQISDQQLVERVQRGDKNAFNLLVQKYQNKVANLISRYVRNQADVADVSQEAFIKAYRALPNFRGESAFYTWLYRIAVNTAKNHLVAQGRRAPANDVDAEEAEYYDGSDALKEFASPERLVLSEEIQKVVFDTLDTLPEELKMAISLRELDGMSYEEIANVMDCPVGTVRSRIFRAREAIDKKLKPLLER encoded by the coding sequence ATGAGTGGACAAATAAGTGATCAACAGTTAGTTGAGCGCGTACAGCGTGGAGACAAAAACGCTTTTAACCTTTTGGTACAGAAATATCAAAACAAGGTCGCGAATCTGATATCTCGTTACGTACGAAATCAGGCCGACGTTGCCGATGTTTCGCAGGAAGCTTTTATTAAAGCTTACCGAGCGCTACCAAACTTTCGTGGTGAAAGTGCGTTTTATACTTGGTTGTACCGTATTGCAGTGAATACTGCGAAAAATCATCTGGTCGCTCAGGGACGTCGTGCCCCGGCGAATGATGTCGATGCTGAAGAAGCTGAATATTATGATGGCAGTGATGCGTTAAAGGAGTTTGCCTCCCCAGAGCGTCTCGTTTTGTCAGAAGAAATTCAAAAGGTTGTTTTCGACACCTTAGACACACTGCCAGAAGAATTGAAGATGGCTATTTCTTTACGAGAGCTCGATGGTATGAGTTATGAAGAGATTGCCAATGTCATGGATTGCCCCGTCGGCACTGTAAGATCACGGATCTTCAGAGCGCGAGAGGCAATCGATAAAAAGCTTAAGCCGTTGCTAGAACGTTAG